A window of the Torulaspora globosa chromosome 6, complete sequence genome harbors these coding sequences:
- a CDS encoding 60S ribosomal protein uL24 (ancestral locus Anc_4.176), with protein MAKQSLDVSSDRRKARKAYFTAPSSERRVLLSAPLSKELRAQYGIRSLPIRRDDEVLVTRGSNKGQEGKISSVYRLKFAIQVDKVTKEKSNGASVQLNLHPSKVVITKLHLDKDRKALIERKGGKLE; from the exons ATGGCTAAGCAATCTCTAG ACGTTTCCTCTGACAGAAGAAAGGCCAGAAAGGCTTACTTCACCGCTCCATCTTCCGAGCGTCGTGTCTTGTTGTCCGCTCCTCTCTCCAAGGAATTGAGAGCTCAATACGGTATCAGATCCTTGCCTATCAGAAGAGATGACGAAGTGTTGGTCACCCGTGGTTCCAACAAGGGTCAAGAAGGTAAGATCTCCAGCGTTTACAGATTGAAGTTTGCCATCCAAGTCGACAAGGTCACCAAGGAGAAGTCCAACGGTGCTTCTGTTCAATTGAACCTGCACCCATCTAAAGTTGTCATCACCAAGTTGCATTTGGACAAGGACAGAAAGGCTTTGATCGAGAGAAAGGGTGGTAAGTTGGAATAA